A segment of the Hyperolius riggenbachi isolate aHypRig1 chromosome 8, aHypRig1.pri, whole genome shotgun sequence genome:
gcggtacaagacctttttttggaaggccagtgtagagagcattgcagtagtccagtcgggatgtgatgaaggcatgaactaaggttggtagatcttctggggggatgaggtgcttgattgggggggggggggagggttgccacagattagactttctttgggtggtacttgttctaagaattattttattttgtatgcattttaactggaaaacaattttttttttagttttcagccattataggtttaaagggaatctgaagtgaaaataaacttatgatataaattgtatgtgtagtacagctaagaaatgaaaCATCACTAGCACAGatgtgagtctcatattgtttccagtacaggaagagttaagaaacttcacttgataTGTATGCATAGCAAAACCAAGGGGGAGTGAGGTGAATATTCACTTTTAAGAAAAAACACAGAACACCGTGGAGCCCAATAGCGCAGTATGTCACGTTTCCTGAAAAAAGTGTgataagaaatatactcacaaacgtgggttgcaataaggggcaaccaaccacaaggGAAGGATGGAGAACACAAGCCCGTCTCCACCCGGGCAATCCAGTTTTGGCCGGATGCAAAGGCGCTCACACTCTTCAAAACTCAAACACTGGTTCTGCAGACCGTAAGAGCCACTGCAGACCAAtatacgacccccccccccgggcatgcAGAGGTGAAAATGCACAAACTGTTGTGCCCAGGAGTGATTAAACTTAACCACTTCCTGTCCAGATGAcatgaaaataagtctctgcatTCTCCTCCCAAAATCCTTGATCCTCGattatttatctctgacctgataaAAACActactgttaagcttggaggtgtaatctccacagtcagcatgcaacacataagctgacgtgaaggaggtacacacaccagcacaagggatcaggatatccccagtttagtggaggagaggactgactccaataggagattgtggcgcacagagccggtgcagatccgacagccacaaacaacactttcgaaataacgtctcagcgcaaagtagcgctgagcgcataaaccaggactgaggagatcaggacaggtagtcagaatgaacgcttgcttaactagccactacttagtgacagcaagcgtccacaataacacagactggaatgaggtagccaatgcgatgcggcgatggcgtgcctcacaaagacaggacaggatagtcaggaaatagcaggatcaagatagatgaacgtaacacagataaatatacaacaagtatgttttcctagcgtattacaattacagctatcaatgaaactatttgtaacgtctgactaacatatgtatatatcggaaatgaaccgatatatgacataagcaggaactctgactaagactggagtaatacagggaacaggactcagaaggattcactatctcttcgcagagatgaacgcaatccacaaacaggaccaggaacaggataactagctcagcgtgctggaacgctgactaacggaacataggatatagacagttcgtgtacgtatatatcagcgacactgatgtatcaacgtaacacgaatacaaggaaaataataaacgtgcaagtatgcgtatatattggcgatgaagcaatatatgacacaagacaagcaaagtaacaacttctagaaataagagcagaactaggaggactcgctgaccccttcgcaggagtcagcgcagtccacacggactaggaacgaggtggggcacgagcagagtaacagacagaatctgagactatggtagcccatgaggcattgcaggaagcagttctttatactgaggtcatccaatgggagcagacctgcagattcccacacaagtgaatggtaattaatcacaggctgatagcaggaaaaggcagacaatgatatgcagcctgcaggaaagggattgcccctccattgcagcagacactgtttgtttacacaaaagcatattaaactgtcattaacttcagagcgactgcagatggaatcagcaactagtttaagtgcaaatcaaactatgcaagcaaatgcatgtaatgacattagaactgcttggtttgcaataccactgcagtcagcagtaaacgctgcagaagcgatcataacaactACACAGTTGAAaaggaatgacagcaaacccctcccctcccccagggaATTCAATTGCAGGgctaattagtaaacaagtgtaaaataaacattccAGGAGAAGACAGATGTAACAAGAGTAGGGTATATACATTGTGTTACTTATACATATTAAAACACataaactgtttaaataaacaggagagctatacataaaatgtgtgggtttaaattgtggatgaattgtgtattttttataatttttttccttttaaaatgcatagaaaataaggtaattactaaaaacaaatatcatccacaaaaagcctaatttcctCTCTCCCACCCCCTTCACATCAATTAGCGCTGTGCAGAGCACAGGCACTTCTTCTGAAGCCTCGTGACCCCTAAGCTTACGAAACTGAAAGCGATTAATAGATTGCTACAGATAGGAgcggcagggggaggagtcaatgAGCGCTGCCTGGTCCAGCAACCCCCACGGATCaggcatggttttttttttttaactcttaagacccggctcgggttctctttaacaaagagTAGAATAAAGGTATGATaataaacagaggtgccagaacaGGATAAAATGGATTAAAAACAGTTCAAAATGGGAGGTAGTGGAGGACTTGACTCCCTGAAAAAACCCAGATAGAACTTTTACTGAATAGACTTTCTTGGGATTcagcctgcttcatcagacaaaaCAGGAGCAACTGTTTCTCAGCAGGTGTAAGCGCCTCCGTTCCTGCTGAGAAGCGGTACAGTTGCTCCTGTTTTATTACCCGATGAAGCGGGTTGAATCCCAAGAAACGTGTTGCAGAGTTTTTTTACGttttatgattaaaaaaaaccttttaaagagtaactgtcaggctgcagaagctaatttaaacctctattctcctgtgttaaacagtttagaaggaagctcaaaagccattagtgaagataaacatttcagttacctttgatgtgtgcttatcttaacctctgttatagacccataaagacgcaagccgcagctaaactgcaaagcattctggggccctcccctcggctgctaatgagacggtacaggagcttctaatcagtccagcgtgataacactgataaatctcgggcagactacactgcaggagtcagctattgttcctagccacatggctcattaatattcactgcacaccgtgttgttcaagaacgagtgtatctgtgatcagaagcaggcaggacatgacgacacatttggcttcacaaacatggagcctgtcatgagctgtcaggagcatctatctctgcatatactatatacaaattctgtgaaatccaaacgtggacagtgaaatgcatatgtaatgtaagtacagccaatctttagctactgatatatgtgtttattttctctgagaccctatacctaacagctcctctttaatgaatCCTATTTGGGTGTTTTTGTGGAGGAAAGACCACCATTACCTCCCATTTTAAACCAATTTTAATCCATTTTAACCTGTTTTGGAGcctctgtacactattttgggctttcgatttgtttctttaaagagaaactccaaccaagaattgaactttatcccaatcagtagctgatacctccttttacatgagaaatctattccttttcacaaacagaccatcagggggcgctgtatgactgatagtgtggtgaaactcctcccacaagaaagagtacgtactcttggcagtttcctgtctgtgaaccttgttgcattgtgggaaatatctgtttacagcggtttccaactgccaaaaaaaacatgcagcagctacatcgcctgccaacagtaaaaatgtcaccatgtaataaatgtcagaatgtaaatcagggatttaaaagattttacaatgggcaaacactgactaaatcctttatacataattattgtaaaaatgaagcactttttttattacattattttcactggagttcctctttaagtagaatAAAGAGGATGCAagtgttgattaaaaaaaaaatactaatttaATTTGAATGTCATAAAACTGAATTTCATAGCAAAGTCCACATTCGTCCCATGACGATACCGTCAATCCCAATGGCTCCGCCCCAAATAAGATGAAGTCCACAACTATAAAGCCAGAGGCCCAGCTAAAACTCGAAGTTCCCGAACTGCGTGGTGTGGCTGTTGGGCTTCGGCTGTGGTTTGTATCCGATGCGGTCGTGAATCGTCTGTTCTCTGGTTTTGGAGTCGACACTTAAAGAGATGGCGGCATCTGAATCACCGACGGACAGATCTACCTCTTCTCGCTGCTTCTTTCGGTTCTGCAAGAGAGGAGGGGAGAATGAAAGGGATAGGCTGAAACAAACAtatgcaacaatatattatttggaaataaaggtgtattttttctatgttttttttccttcctcaCAGTAACCTCAATAATTACAAGCTCTTATTTAGAAAACATAACAGTGGTATACCCTCAAGACAtacacatattaaccacttcacaactgaggggttttaccccttcagcatccaagcaattttcacctttcagctccttccattcatttgccaataactttatctctacttatcagaatgaaatgtgttaaatgtgttgtttttttatcactaattaggcttactttgggtggtacattatgccaagaattttttattctaaatgttttttaatggaaaaataagaaaaaaattgggaaaaaatccttatttttcagttttcggccattataatttttaaataatgcatgctaccataattaaaatccacgtaattaatgtgcccatttgtaccggttattacaccatttaaatgatgtccctatcacaatgtctggtgccaatattttattaggaaataaagttcagttttgcatccatcattaataaaaagcccataatttataaagtaacagtattataccgtcttgacatacatattaaaaaagttcagtccctaagaaaactattaatgcattttttataattgtaaatttatttcattgtatttttttacaaaaaaaattaatgttggtaactattggggagtgtgggaggtaaggggttaatttaaaatgtaaaaacaggtctttgcattttaaaaaagtacttttagatgtagttttactatttggccacaagatggcctcagtcttttttttgttatatgtcctgtaagcgaaatatgtatgcttacaggaagtgtactgaagatgggaaacttttatttattagaatgatcgtgcagcttctcataaaaggcgccgataattgctacggggacttagatcagtgattaggaattgctttctcattcattgatctcctggcgggcagatggcaacatgaacgagcgcacaaataagcgggagcgcttTCAGCAGTAGTAGCAGCcggagtacgtatatttactcccctgggcggttagatgaagtctgcaggggagtagatatactgtactggagctgtgaagtggttaaataaactgagtccttaaccttttcgggaccatgttaatgagatcctatgccgcacttgtggctgttctagcctgatgcggcgtaggatctacgccggcccgcaatttccgctcccgacgcgatcgtgcgcacccggagggggagattaagctgtcatatgacagccgacatctcccccgagtgatcagcagccatcgcgtatggctgctgatcacgtgatcactacgatcgccgtcggatcgtagtgatcagtttgacagctgcggcggcaggggggaaaagaagaggatccactcacctccctgccgttccagcgacgatcggcacccccctccgctctggccggcatctccgctccgtctgacgtcagcgccgggtcccggcttgatgacgtcatcaagccgcgacccagaactgatcttcagacagaacggagatgccggccggagaagagggtcccgtgcggctcatcgctggagcctggaaggtaagtgaaggctgcgggcagaagggggaggcacaggccaccatgggggacaccactttagccagccacacacgggatccggccgcctgacccccccccaaacgcgcgcacccccttcccgcgcaaaacgcctggtccttaaaggggggtaggtggccggtcccgaaaaggttaaggtaACCATTGATGTATTTTTTAAATACTGTCACTTTGTGTTTTTTTGCAAGTGTTTTTATTTTGGCTACTTCTGGTGAGGGGGGATGAAGGGGTTaataacttaaagcggaatataacccagaatttcttctttgctctaaaagtttatttacagcatataatatactaacacaattttttttttgtaaaacagcattcaaagggttacatcacagggctgacttctgcagggagaacccgcatctgaactgctgttaagcttatcttgtgtacacattctttacttgatacatttatgtaaacattctctggctgtgcaggacttcagctgatgagtcctggggtgaaacacaggtcagaaatcactgctgactgcatttacaacagaattacaacagttatgaataaaatgcaccagcagctttcaaagtaaattaactgaactttgggaagttatgtctaaatgaataataatacttgtgcacaaaagaaaatatgataattgtatgggttataaaaagtaggaaaacacatttttgtcaaAGTTCTAAACCGCTAATTTATTTTAGCAAagtatttttattgtaatttttggccataagatggtgCTACACACTATCCTGTGTtactaggaagtgtttgattacttttactataatttttactttcttttttttttttaatgaacaagGCTTCTGATTGAAATCATGTTTATTCAtaaacaggcactttgattggctcagggaacacatgtccCTGTTCATTAATAACCCATGTGGGTTAAGGCCCAGTCCAAGTCTGGACAGTCTGAGGTGCATCCTAGCAgtatctgagggctcgtttccaccatagcgaatccgcatgcggcgccgacatgcggattcgcttggtacattgaagtggccggggctgtttccatatgtgcggcgtgcgggagcgatttggcggcgggccaaatctgcacgacgggacccacagaattcgcctgcgtcgggaatccatgcgaatcgccgctaatgtatttaataggaaaaacgcatgcgttttttacatgcgtttttacccgcgattcgcgtgcgatttcgcacctttttcaatgttattttgccctggcagagtcatggttaatttcgcatggcaccctgccatgcgaaatcgcgggttaaACCGCAtgcgatgcgtttttacaagcgtcgggatgccggcgaaatcgcgtcgcaacagtggaaacgggccctgacagaCCAAGGCATTCTTCTCACCTCCAGTTCTTTACGGATGCTCTCAAACTCCTCAATGTCATCTAATTTGAGCTCCAGGCGAGTTGGTTTTCTGCGCAGCATCTTCTACACTGAAAGGAATAAAGACATTACTTGTTACTGGAGGAAATATACTATATAGAAAGAGTGGCTGTGGCCATGGCCTGGTACTTATTAGAGATGGTCTAATGAGATGTAAATAGTTTGCATGTAAGTTCTATGCAGCCAggtatcaggccaatcaaaattgacccaATTTCAAGCTACATACAATCAGCATGGAatccagaattattagcatcgcaCTGACCATCTCATCTCTAGCAATCATCCCTATTCAGTATTATCAAGCACACATGGAGTACAAAGCAGGAGCTTGCTGGGACTTATAGTACCCCAGTACCAAGTAATATGTGTAAGAGCcagctgggacttgtagtacccCAGGAGATACAGTATGTACTAAACTTGTAACCCAACAGTAATCAAAGGAGcacgctgggacttgtagtgcaccaGTGTCCAAAGGAAAAGCATGCTAGGACTTGTAGTGTCCCAGTACCTAGTAGaaaagcatgctgggacttgcagtGCCCCAGTACCCAGTGGGAGAGCATGCTGGgttgtgtagtgccccag
Coding sequences within it:
- the CDC26 gene encoding anaphase-promoting complex subunit CDC26, with the translated sequence MLRRKPTRLELKLDDIEEFESIRKELENRKKQREEVDLSVGDSDAAISLSVDSKTREQTIHDRIGYKPQPKPNSHTTQFGNFEF